DNA sequence from the Arthrobacter crystallopoietes genome:
AACGGGGTTGAACCGTTACCCGGACCGCGAATTTACACAACTGCGTCAAGCGTTGGCTCGTTACCTGGGCCATGGGCTAACGGAAGAAAACGTTTGGGCTGCCAATGGCTCGAACGAAGTCCTCCAGCAGATTCTGCAGGCTTTTGGAGGTCCAGGCCGACGCTTACTGAGCTTTCCTCCTACATATTCGATGTATCCGTTGCTCGCAAGCGGCACAGACACCGAATATGTCACCGGAGCTCGCTCCTCCGACTTCAGTTTGACGGCCGAGGCAGCCGCTCGGGCAGTCAGGGAATCAGCCGCCAATATCGTCATTCTCTGTTCGCCTAACAACCCGACCGGGACGGCTCTGGGCCTGGACGTTGTAGAAGCTGTGTACGAGGCCGGGGCCGAATACAACACCATGGTCATTGTGGACGAGGCATATGCCGAGTTTGCCCACACCGGCACCCCCAGCGCGCTGGAATTGCTGCAGGGCAGGGAGCGTCTGATCGTTTCGCGAACGATGAGCAAGGCGTTCGCTTTAGCGGGGGCACGCGTGGGCTATCTGGCCGCGGCGCCCGAAGTGACGGATGCCTTGCGTTTGGTCCGCCTGCCTTACCACCTGTCCGCCATCACCCAGGCAACTGCCGTTGCAGCCCTGGACCACGCGGATGCGCTGTTGGCCAACGTTGAAGACATTAAGGGCCAGCGTGACAGGATCGTGTCCGAACTCACGGATATGGGTCTGCGTCCCGCGCCCTCGGATTCGAACTTCGTATTCTTCGGGGGAGTAAGCAATCCGCACGCAGTGTGGCAGGGTTTGCTCGACGCCGGAGTGCTCATCCGTGACGTGGGGATTCCGGGCCATCTGCGGGTTACTGCCGGCACTGAGGCGGAGACCACGGCCTTCCTGAACCGCCTCCGCGAGCTTGTCTGAGCGATTTCTCCTAGACTGATATAAGAGGCGCACGTCTTCGTGGACAGCCAAATCGATTTTCTTCAAAGGACTCCAATGACCGTGGATATTGCCACCGGACGCACCGCGCGCCTTGAACGCACTACAAGTGAATCCTCCGTCCTGGTGGAACTGAACCTCGATGGCACGGGCCAATCCGATATCAGCACGACTGTGCCGTTCTATGACCACATGCTCACGGCGCTGGCGAAGCACTCGCTGATGGATCTGACAGTAAAGGCGTCCGGCGATACCCATATCGACGTCCACCACACTGTTGAAGACGTCGCCATTACCCTGGGGGAAGTCCTTAAAAGCGCCCTCGGCAACAAGGCCGGAATCAAGCGGTTCGGCGAGGCCACTGTTCCGCTTGATGAAGCCATTGCCAACGCCGTGGTGGACATTTCCGGACGTCCTTATCTGGTGCACGACGGGGAACCTGCCGGCCAGGAGTACCACCTGATTGGCGGTCACTTCACTGGCTCGCTGACGCGCCACGTCTTCGAGGCCGTCACCCTACATGCACAGATTTGCCTGCACATGCGGGTCTTGGGCGGAAGGGACCCTCACCACATCGTTGAGGCGCAGTTCAAGGCTTTTGCGCGGGCGTTACGGGCTGCTATCGAACCGGATCCGCGCGTGGAAGGTATTCCCTCCACGAAGGGGGCCTTGTGAAATCAGCCCCGAAAATCACCGTCCTCGACTATGGATCCGGCAACGTCCGGTCCGCGGTGCGGGCGCTTGAGCATGTCGGCGCGGAAGTAACGCTGAGCCATGCCTCCGAGGATGTTCTCAATGCGGATGGCCTGCTGGTTCCCGGCGTCGGCGCTTTCGCCGCTGTCATGGAGCAGCTGAAGAAGGTGGATGCGTTGCGCTGGATCGGGCGCCGCGTTGCCGGGGGCAGGCCGGTTCTTGGCATCTGCGTCGGCCTCCAGGTGTTGTTCGAGGAGGGTGTTGAACACGGCGTCAGTACCCCGGGCATGGGGGAGTGGCCAGGAACGGTGGAGCGTCTTGCTGCCGAAGTTGTACCGCACATGGGGTGGAACACTGTTGAGCCACCCGAAGGCAGTCGCCTGTTTGCCGGCATCGAGGATGAACGCTTCTATTTCGTCCACTCCTACGGAGTGCAGCGCTGGGATTTCGATGTGTCCCAGCCGGCCATGACCCCGCCGCAGGTGACCTGGTCCGAACACGGAGGAAGGTTCATCTCTGCTGTCGAAAACGGCCCTCTGTGCGCGACGCAGTTCCACCCGGAAAAGTCAGGCGATGCCGGAGCTGAGCTCCTGCGCAACTGGCTCCGGACGCTGGGCTAGACATGTGGAGCATCGTGCTCATGGGCGTTGCCGGACTGCTAATCGGCGGAGCCATATCCTTCCGCAGCCAGAAAGCCCCGAAGGCTATTGTCATCAGCTTCTGGGTCTTGGCCGGAATGTCACTGCTGGCCGCATACCTGCTCACGCTCGGCCCGTCCGAGTAGAACTTTCCAATCAACCCAGAAAGCAGACATACCGAATGACTACAGACAACGCCCCGATTCTGGAACTGCTACCCGCAGTGGATGTTGCCGACGGCCAGGCCGTCCGCCTCGTTCAGGGCGAAGCCGGCAGCGAAACCAGCTACGGCGACCCACTGGACGCTGCGATGGCTTGGCAGAACGACGGCGCTGAGTGGGTCCACCTGGTAGATCTGGACGCTGCCTTCGGCCGCGGTTCGAACTCCGAATTACTCCAACGCGTCGTCAAGGAACTCTCCATCAAGGTTGAGCTTTCGGGAGGCATCCGGGACGACGCCTCCTTGGAGCGGGCGCTGGAACTCGGGGCTGCCCGGGTGAATCTCGGCACAGCTGCGCTGGAGAACCCTGAATGGACGGCCCGGGCCATCGACCGATTCGGCGACGCAATCGCCGTCGGGCTAGATGTACGCGGCACGACTTTGGCAGCACGCGGGTGGACCAAGGAGGGCGGCGATCTGTGGGAGGTGCTGGCTCGTCTCGAGGATGCCGGTTGCGCACGTTATGTTGTTACCGACGTGACGAAAGACGGAACCCTCAAGGGCCCGAACATCGAACTGCTGCAGGAAGTTGCGGCGCGCACGGAAAAGCCGGTCGTTGCCTCCGGCGGAATTTCAAGTCTCGATGATCTGGTCGCACTGCGTGCACTGGTGCCGCAAGGTGTTGAAGGCGCGATTGTGGGTAAGGCACTTTACGCTGGTGCCTTTACCCTGCCGCAGGCCCTGGATACCGCCGGCCGTCGCTGACCGAAGTGGAAAAGCGTGAGCTTCCCGGACACATAGCAGCGGCGCTGGCGGGCGCCGGCGGCAACACCGACTCCGCCGGACAGTCCTGGGAAGGACGGGATCTGAGCGGCTCGGGCAATCCGCTGCATAATTTCGACCAGGACGACGGCACCGCCGACGCTGCTTACACCGAAGCATTATCCGCGCTCGTCCGCGGCACCGGTGGAGAAGTCGATGTTGTCCGTGCCCTGGCGACGGCGCGTGTCTTTGTGCCGATTGTCGCGCAGTTGGCAGAGGAAGAAGCCGGTGCTCACGGACTGTCTGCCGACAAACAGGCGGACATGGCGCTCGTGACTGTGCAGGCTCCGGATGGTCGGCGGGCGTTGCCCGTGTTTACTTCCATCGCCGCCCTGGAAGCCTGGCATCCGGAAGCGCGGCCTGTGGCCGTCTACGCCGCACGTGCGGCACTTTCCGCGGTCGCCGAGAAGGCGGAACTGCTCGTCGTTGATCCTGGTGCTGAACTCACTTTCGTTGTTCGCCGCCCGGGCATGTGGGCTCTGGCCAAACAGCAGGAATGGGTGCCGTCCTACAAAGACGAATGGTTGACCGGGATCGTGTCACAAGCAGTCGCGGTGGAGGCCGATATCAGCGGTGTCGGCTTGGCGCCTGGTGGAGGAATCGGGGCAAAAACCGCCGCCGGCCAGATTGTTGCCGGTGGCGGAGCCGGTCCTGAGCTGCGCCTCGTACTCAAGGTCCGTGAGGGGCTTGGGCGGACCGAACTGCAGGCCTTGGCAGCTCGTTTGCAGCGGAGGCTGGGCGGCGACCCGGACTTTATGGAGCGGGTGGACTCCCTGGAGATCAGCTTCACCCGATAATAAAAGTTCGACGCCGGAGCGAGGCTCCGGCGTCGAACTTGATATAGACGAGACAGGGTTAGCTGACCGGACCGGTGTACTTTTCGCCCGGGCCCTTGCCCGGTTCGTCCTGAATCGTTGATGCTTCGCGGAATGCCAGCTGCAGGGAACGCAGCCCATCCCGCAACGGACCGGCATGCTGACTGCCAATTTCCGGTGCGGCTGCGGTCACGAAGCCAGCCAAGGCCGTAATCAGTTTCCGCGCCTCGTCCAGGTCTTTTAGCTCTTCGGCATCGTCGCCGGCGGCCAGCCCGCATTTGACGGCCGCGGCGCTCATAAGGTGGACAGCGGCGGTGGTGATGACCTCTACCGCCGGAACTTCGGCGATGTCGCGCATCTGGGTCAGGACTTCCTGCTCCTGAGTGCTGGCCCCGGGGTCGGAACCCGCGGCGGATTCGAAACTGTGGCGGTGGTCTGTTTCTGGGGCAGGATTGCTATCTGGCGTGCTCATACTGGTAAGCTTGTCACAGACCGATTGATTCAAGTTATTTTCGTGCCCAAAAGCACACGGCATTACAGGCCGGTGGAAGTAACCCGAATCAATATGCAAGCGGAGACCTCTCCCACCTGTTGGCATGGATATTCCAGAGCTGCCGGGTTCCTGGTCGGCATGTTTATTGTCGCAGTCTTGTCGGACAGCGAGGATGAACAGGAAGCGCCCCTCATGCGGTGTCGTTTCGCAGCCGACGTTCGAGGCCTTCGATTGCGCGTGCAATAGGAGGCCTTCTTTTATTGCAGGCGGTACTCGTTACCTAAACAACAGGAGCAACACATTAGCGAGCCACGAATCAATGATCGGATCCGCGTCCCTGAGGTGCGGTTGGTAGGACCGGCTGGTGAACAAGTCGGTATTGTCCGTATTGAGGACGCCCTGCGTCTGGCCTCCGAGTCGGATCTGGATCTTGTTGAGGTCGCACCGCAGGCCAAGCCTCCGGTGTGCAAGCTCATGGATTTTGGCAAGTATAAGTACGAAGCTGCAGTCAAGGCCCGTGAAGCGCGCAAGAACCAGACGAATACGGTACTCAAGGAGATCCGTTTCCGACTGAAGATTGACAAGCACGACTACGAGACAAAGCGTGGACATGCTCTGCGTTTTCTCGGAGCCGGGGACAAGGTCAAGGCCATGATCCAGTTCCGTGGCCGTGAGCAGCAGCGTCCGGAGATGGGCATTCGCCTGCTCCAGAAGTTCGCTGATGATGTTGCCGAGGTCGGCGTGGTCGAATCCAGCCCTCGCATTGACGGCCGCAATATGGTGATGGTTATCGGCCCGCTTAAGAATAAGGCTGAGGCCAAGGCAGAAGCGCGTCGGGCAGCCCAGAAAGCCGAAGCAAAGGCAGCCAACGAAGCCAAAAAGGAGCGTGTAGACGTTTCCTCGGATCAGGCTCCGATGACCCAGAGCTTGGGCGATCTGCTGCCCGCAGAGCTGACCAAGGCCGCCGCGGAGCCGGCTCCCTCGGAGGCGCCGGCAGAAGCTGCACCTGTGCAGGAGACGCCCAAGGAAGAGGCGCAGGCTCCCGAAGCCGAGGCTCCAGCGCCGAAGGCTGCGCCGGCCCAGGCGGAGGCTCCGACAACGCCGGCTGAGGCTGAATCTCCAGCAGCGAAGGTTGCGCCGGCCGAGGCTGAAGCTCCGGCACCGCAGGAAGCGCCGGCTCAGTCGGAAGCTCCGGCACCGAAGCCCGCAGCTAAGGCGCCGACTCCGACTCCGGCTCCGATGCCGAAGCCAATGGCCAAGCCGAAACCAGCCGTGGCCAAGGCGCCTGCCAAACCTGCAGCACCCAAGCCTTCCGGCCGGAGCAGCTCCAAGAGCTGAACCACGCCGGGTTTCATCTGGTACCGGTTGCAGCTTGCATCCGGTGTCCGGCAGACATGTACACCGCCGGTACCCGAATCGGGTACCGCATGAACCGATGGCCGTATGGCCGGAGGAAGACGTAAGGAGAACGGCAGCTATGCCGAAGCAGAAGACCCACAGTGGCGCCAAGAAGCGCTTCAAGCTCACCGGTACTGGCAAGCTCAAGCGGCAGCAGGCTAACCGCCGTCACTACCTGGAGCACAAGGCTTCCACTCTCACGCGCCGTCTGGCCAGCGACAAGATCGTGGCTCCGGCTGATGTGAAGAACATCAAGAAGATGCTGGGCATCTAGCTCTTCCTTCTGATTCACGGCGCGATCGACTGGTCCGCCACATCTTTTCAACTAGCTCTCAAGCCTGAGGAACAACAACTCCGGCTTCTGGGTATCAACACTTAAGGAGTACGCACGTGGCACGTGTGAAGCGGGCGGTTAATGCCCATAAGAAGCGCCGGGTAATCCTGGAACGCGCAAAGGGATACCGCGGACAGCGGTCCCGTCTCTACCGCAAGGCCAAGGAACAGCTGCTGCACTCGTTCGTGTACAGCTATGGCGACCGCCGCAAGCGCAAGGGTGACTTCCGTCGTCTCTGGATCCAGCGCATCAACGCTGCCTCCCGCGCCAACGGCCTGACCTACAACCGCCTTATCCAGGGTCTGAAGGCCGCCGAGGTCCAGGTAGACCGCCGCATGCTTGCCGAGCTGGCTGTTTCGGATGCCAATGCCTTCGCTGCCCTGGTTCAGATCGCCAAGGACTCGCTCCCCGCTGACACCTCCGCTCCGGCTGCTGTTGAGGCAAAGCCGGCCGTGAAGAAGGCCGAAGCAGCCAAGGCTGCGAAGAAGGCTGAGACGGCGCCTGCAAAGGCCGAAAAGAGCGAAGCTGCTGCCGCTGAGAACACCGAAGCTCCCGCCGGCGCGGTTCTCGTTGTTGACGGTCAGCCTGCCCCCGAGGGATTCACCATCAAGGGCAACGCTGAGTCCAACAAGTACCACGTCCCGGGCTCCACCTGGTACGAGCAGACCGCTGCGCAGTACTGGTTTGACTCTGTCGCGTCCGCCAAGGCTGCCGGCTACGAGCCTGCAGGTGGCGAGGCACGCCAGAAGATCGCTGAGTAAGACTGCCGTTTCAAGCAGCATCTGTGGTGACGCTATAGTCGCTTTATGAGCACTACTGGGCGCCCGCAAGCCGTTATGTCGAACCCCCGAGCAGATCGGGTCAAAGACATAGCCAAGCTTGCCGGGCGCTCAGTGCGTTTAAAGCGCAGGCAGTTCCTGGCCGAAGGCCCGCAGGCCGTCCGCGAAGCCTTGGCTGCGCATCGTGCAGATGCAGTGCCCGGTGGAAGCGGCGTCGTAGTTGAAGTATTCGCCACCCAATCATGTCTCGAACGGCTGCCCGAATTGGTCGATCTCGCCGCCGGGGTCCCCCTAAGGTGCGCCACCGAAGAAGTTGTATCTGCCATGGCAGATACAGTCAGCCCGCAGGGCATCGTCGCCGTCTGCAATTTCCTGGACCGGCCCCTGAACGATGTATTGGCGGCAGGCCCGAAGCTGCTGGCCATCATGTGCCGTGTCCAGGATCCTGGCAACGCAGGAACGGTTCTCCGCGCCGCCGATTCCGCTGGCGCGGATGCGGTGATCCTCACCGAGGGAAGCGTTGACATCTACAATCCGAAAGCTGTCCGTTCGACCGCCGGATCGCTCTTCCACCTGCCCATCGTCACAGGCCAGGATTTCCTCCCGCTCACCGACGAGCTCCGCAAGCACGGCCTTGCTCTGCTGGCTGCCGATGGATACGGAAACGTCGATCTCGATCGCCTGCAGGACCAAAGCGCCGGCCGCAGGCTTAAGGGCGGAGGCGATGTCGACGTCATGGCCGCAGAATCGAAGATGCCGCGCCTTGAGGAAGCCACCGCATGGTTCTTTGGCAACGAAGCAAAGGGTCTATCGGCCGCCGAGCTGGATGCGGCGCAATGGCGTGTCGCCGTACCGATTTACGGGGAAGCCGAAAGTCTCAACGTTGGAACCGCAGCGACAGTTTGTTTATATGCCTCGGCCCGGGCACAGCGGGATTGGTATAGCTTTGAGGAAACCGAGGATCTAGAAACCCAGCGTCTAGAAACGGAGTAGCCATGGCAGCCGGCGGAGGTACCAAGGCGATTATTGCAGCCTTGACAGCGAACCTGACCATCGCGGTCCTGAAGTTCGTGGCCTATCTCCTCACCGCTTCATCTTCGATGCTCGCGGAGGCGATACACTCCGTGGCCGACTCTGGGAACCAGGTACTGCTCCTCGTCGGCGGTAAACGTGCCGCCCGGCAGGCCAGCCCGCAGCATCCGTTCGGATACGGCCGGGACCGTTACATTTACGCTTTCATTGTCTCGATCGTGCTCTTCAGCGTCGGCGGTCTCTTTGCGCTGTACGAGGCCTACCACAAGTGGCAGGACCCGCATCCGATTGAAGGCGTCTGGTGGTGGGTTCCGCTGGCTGTCCTGATCGGCGCCATCATCGCGGAATCGTTTTCGCTCCGTACCGCCGTCGTCGAATCGAACCACGTCAGGGGAAAGAAGAGCTGGGTCCAGTTCGTGCGCAATGCCAAGTCTCCCGAGCTTCCCGTAATTCTGCTGGAGGATATTGGGGCACTGCTGGGGCTGGTCTTCGCGCTCTTTGGTGTCAGCCTGACCCTGTTGACCGGTGACGGGATCTGGGACGCTGTCGGCACGGCGATGATCGGAGTGCTGCTGGTGGTGATCGCCTTTGTCCTGGCGATCGAAACGAAGTCGCTGCTTCTGGGGGAGTCGGCGACAAAGGAACACATCAGGCTGATCGAAGAGGCAATCGGCGCCGACAACGAGACCAGAATCATTCATCTAAAGACGATGCACCTAGGTCCCGAGGAACTGCTGGTTGCAGCGAAGGTCACCATTGCGCACAGCGAAACAGGCCGCGAGATCGCCGAACAGATCGATGCAACCGAGCAGCGGATCCGGGACGCTGTGCCGATTGCCCGCGTGATCTACTTGGAGCCGGATATTTTCCGGGCAGAGAGAGCGTCCGCGGCTTCGGAAGCAACAGGAGCCTGACCCCGGCGGTCAAGAAGGCCGGAAATAGCGGCAACTGCCAGTCCGAGGAACGCCAGCCCGGCACCGACGAGGGCAGGGGCTTTGAAGCCCCATCCGGCAGCGATGACGGCTCCTCCGAGGAAGGCACCCAGCGCGTTCGCCATGTTGAGGGCCGAATGGTTCAGCGAGGCAGCCAGTGTCTGTGCATCGGGTGAGGCATCCATCAGGCGTGTCTGTAGCCCCGGGATCAGGCTGGAGCCTGCGGCGCCAAGCAGGAAGACCAGCGGGATCGCCAGCCAGGGGATACCCGCAGCGGCCCAGAACAGCACCAGCACGATAATGATCGCCGTCATGACTATGTAGATGCTGCCCATAACCGAGCGGTCGGCAAGCCGGCCGCCGATGAGGTTTCCGGCTACCATGCCGAGGCCGTAGAGTCCCACGATCAGCGGCAGCGCCGATTCGGGTACGCCCGTGACATCCGTCATGGTTGGGCTGATATACGAATACACCGCGAAAAAACCGCCGAAGCCGACGATGCCGATCAGCAAAGCCAGCCAGACCTGGATGCGTTTGAGCGCGCTGAGCTCCTTGCGGATGCTCGCTTCGGCATGGGTCGGCGTGAACGGGACGAAGCGCTGGAGGAGGACCAAGGTAATTACACCCATGATGCCCACAGCCACGAACATCAGCCGCCAGCCGTATTGCTGGCCCAGCCAAGTCACCAGCGGAACCCCGACAACGTTTGCCACCGAAAGCCCCAACATGACGGCGGCCACGGCCTGGGCGCGCTTGGCCGGGGCAACAAGGGAAGCGGCGATCACGGCAGCGACGCCGAAGTAGGCGCCGTGGGGGAGGCCGGACAGGAAGCGGGTCAGGAGCATGGTGGTGTAATCGGCCGCCACCACCGACGAGAGGTTGCCGATGGTGAACAACCCCATTAGCCCCAGAACCATGTATTTGTGCGGAACTCTGGCACCGAGTGCGGCCAGGATGGGCGCGCCCACGACCACGCCCAGGGCGTAAGCCGAGATAAGCTGGCCGCTCTGGGGAATGCTGATCTGCAGACCTTCAGCCACGTCCTGCAGCAGGCCCATGATGGCGAATTCCGTTGTTCCGATACCAAATCCGCCCGCGGCCAGGGCAATGATCGCCCAAACAACATGGGTGCTCTCACCTGGTTGTCTGACGGGTCGGACGGATTTGGAAGTCATAAATGCAGAAGCTCTCGGTCGAAGTCAGGCAGCCAGCAGTCGTAGGGACAGGCGCAGGGCTTCTGCCGGCAGATGGTGGAAATGCAACGCGCCGACGTCGTTGTCCATTCCACTCTAACGGAGGCGGCGGGCCGTTTCCGGGGAGGCGTCGTACAGTCGGTAGACTCGGTTCCGTGGAACTGCCTCTAAAACAGATCGTCGGTGCCGCGATCGTGGACTCTCTTTCGAAGCCTTCCGAGCTCCTGGTCGCCAGGAGAACGGCACCGGAATCCTTGGCCGGCCTGTGGGAATTTCCGGGAGGCAAGGTGGAGCCGGGAGAGGGCTGCGAAGACGCGCTTCTGCGTGAAATCCGCGAAGAGTTAGGTGTCGACGTCGAGCTCGGCACGGAGGTCCCCGGTCCGCTGGAACAGGGCTGGCAGCTCAACAATGCTGCCGCGATGCGGGTCTGGACGGCACGGATTCTCGACGGCACACCACGCCCGCTTGAGGATCACGACGAGCTGCGGTGGGTGCCCTTGCGGCACGCGGAACTCAATGCCCTGCCTTGGATTCCAGCCGATCTTCCGATCATCATGTCGGTACTGGAGACGGTTGATCAGGCAGACAGCGCTCGATCCTGAACGAATGGGTTCAGTGAACTGAACGAAAGAGCCGGAGGAACATGGGATCCGGTGTCTGGGTAGGCGTTTTCCTGTTCGGGCTGCTGGTTGTTGTCCTCGGGCTGCTGGCGTATGCCGGAATCTGGCGCAATTGGTGGACGCGGATCCACATGACAACCGGCTATCCGCCGTTCGCGGGCTTCTTCGCCGTAATCTTCCTCATGCTCCTGACGGCCCACCGGTCCGTACTGGAGATCGACAGCGCGGTGCTGACGGTCGTTTACGGACTGCTGCTCGCCGCCGTGCTGGTGGTCGGGATCACAGCATGGTTCTGGCTGCCTGCCGCCATGTTGCCGGCATGGTTGAGAGAGCAGAAGCGGGCCGAAGGTGAAGCTTGCATACACACCGGTATGCCGGACAACCACTGGATGGCAGGATTTCGGCCGCTAGAGGATAGAGACGGCCGCTGACTGAGCCACCACGGACTTTCCCTCGACGGCTTGCTGCAGGTGCGCGACGGTCAGAAAAGCGTGGGCTGCAGAGCGGGCAAGGTCTCCGGCGTTGTCGGTCCAGCGGCCGGGGCGGGCCTCTCGGCAGCCGGGGCGGCCGTGCGGACGCGCAGATGGGCGGCGTTGCCGGATAAAGCGTAGCGGGTTTTTAGCTTAGCTACCCGTCCTGCCAGCCATTGGCGGTAGTCCTTGGAAGCGTAGGTACCGCCGTTGTAAAGTCCGCGGTATTTGCCCACGAGTTGCGGGTATTCCCGGCCCAGCCACTGCAGGTACCATTCCCGGGCACCTGGGCGCAGGTGCAGGGCTCCAACTGTGACGCCGGAGGCTCCGGCGGCGGCGAGCTGGGAGAACAAGCGGTCCAGATGTTCGTCCCCGTCCGTAAGCCACGGCAGGATCGGCATGGCCATGACGTTGCAGTTGAAGCCTGCGTCCGCAACCGCCTTGATCAGGTCCAGTCGGGCCTTGGGCGTAGGTGTCCCTGGCTCGACCTGCTGCTGAAGCCGCGTATCCGCAAAAGCAAGAGACACGCCGATTCCGATGTCCACGCTTTCGGCCGCCTTGGCCAGGAGCGGCAGGTCCCGCTTCAGCAAGGGCCCCTTCGTGAGGATGGAGAACGGCGTTCCGGAGTCGGCAAGGGCTTCTATAATGCCGGGCATGAGTTTGTAGCGGCCCTCGGCACGCATGTAGGGATCCGAGTTTGTTCCCAGCGCAACTGGCTGCCGTTTCCACGATGGCCGGGCCAGCTCGCGGCGAAGCACCTCGACGATGTTTGTCTTGACAATGATCTGGGTGTCAAAGTCCCGCCCGGAATCCAGGTCCAGATACTCATGGGTCTTGCGGGCAAAGCAGTAGGTGCACTGGTGCAGGCAGCCGCGGGTGGGATTGATGGTCCATTCGAACGGCATGGCAGACTGCACGGGAACTTTGCTGAGAGCAGACTTGCAGACGATCTCGTGGAAGGTGACCCCGCTGAACTCGGGGGTTTGTGTAGACCGCACCAGTCCGGCCATTTTCGCAAGGCCCGGCAATGCCAGATCATCCACAGAGTCCAAAGCTTGCCCGTCCCAACGCATGAACCAATTCGAACACACGTTCGAGGTTCTCGGCAAGAGCTGCCCGGATCCGGCCTACTACCTCGTGCGACGGCGCCGCAGTGGCCGCTCGGAGTAACCGCCTTCACGCAGGCCTGCCCATCGTTCGAAGATATTGCGCGAAGCCGGATCGCCGGTCCGCAGCAGTGACCAGAGCGCGGCCGCGCCGTACAGCGGCAGGAAGGGCAGTCCCAGGCAGCACGCGTACTGGGTGCTGTGGCGTGCCTCGTGGCCCATCAGAATCGGATTGGCCGCCAGATGTGCGGCCGCCGGGCGAAGCAGCACCACGTTTCCCAGCGTGAAGCCCGCTGCTTTCGGCGCCGGCCAGGTGTAACCCTGCGCAACAAGCAGGCCTCGGGGACCGCGCTGAAGGGAACAGTCCGCGGCCTTGGCGACGGCGATCCCCATCAGGGTGGAGAGGTTGATCAGGTTCAGGTAGCTGCGCAGGCGCTCACCGGCGGTCATGCCAACATCATAGGTTCCGCAGCTGCAGCGCCTCCCGAAGGTGCGTTTGGTCGAGCGTGGCAGTCCGTGTCGGCTGCCTCGATGTC
Encoded proteins:
- a CDS encoding cation diffusion facilitator family transporter, whose product is MAAGGGTKAIIAALTANLTIAVLKFVAYLLTASSSMLAEAIHSVADSGNQVLLLVGGKRAARQASPQHPFGYGRDRYIYAFIVSIVLFSVGGLFALYEAYHKWQDPHPIEGVWWWVPLAVLIGAIIAESFSLRTAVVESNHVRGKKSWVQFVRNAKSPELPVILLEDIGALLGLVFALFGVSLTLLTGDGIWDAVGTAMIGVLLVVIAFVLAIETKSLLLGESATKEHIRLIEEAIGADNETRIIHLKTMHLGPEELLVAAKVTIAHSETGREIAEQIDATEQRIRDAVPIARVIYLEPDIFRAERASAASEATGA
- a CDS encoding MFS transporter, giving the protein MTSKSVRPVRQPGESTHVVWAIIALAAGGFGIGTTEFAIMGLLQDVAEGLQISIPQSGQLISAYALGVVVGAPILAALGARVPHKYMVLGLMGLFTIGNLSSVVAADYTTMLLTRFLSGLPHGAYFGVAAVIAASLVAPAKRAQAVAAVMLGLSVANVVGVPLVTWLGQQYGWRLMFVAVGIMGVITLVLLQRFVPFTPTHAEASIRKELSALKRIQVWLALLIGIVGFGGFFAVYSYISPTMTDVTGVPESALPLIVGLYGLGMVAGNLIGGRLADRSVMGSIYIVMTAIIIVLVLFWAAAGIPWLAIPLVFLLGAAGSSLIPGLQTRLMDASPDAQTLAASLNHSALNMANALGAFLGGAVIAAGWGFKAPALVGAGLAFLGLAVAAISGLLDRRGQAPVASEAADALSARKISGSK
- a CDS encoding (deoxy)nucleoside triphosphate pyrophosphohydrolase, translating into MELPLKQIVGAAIVDSLSKPSELLVARRTAPESLAGLWEFPGGKVEPGEGCEDALLREIREELGVDVELGTEVPGPLEQGWQLNNAAAMRVWTARILDGTPRPLEDHDELRWVPLRHAELNALPWIPADLPIIMSVLETVDQADSARS
- a CDS encoding Rv2578c family radical SAM protein — translated: MRWDGQALDSVDDLALPGLAKMAGLVRSTQTPEFSGVTFHEIVCKSALSKVPVQSAMPFEWTINPTRGCLHQCTYCFARKTHEYLDLDSGRDFDTQIIVKTNIVEVLRRELARPSWKRQPVALGTNSDPYMRAEGRYKLMPGIIEALADSGTPFSILTKGPLLKRDLPLLAKAAESVDIGIGVSLAFADTRLQQQVEPGTPTPKARLDLIKAVADAGFNCNVMAMPILPWLTDGDEHLDRLFSQLAAAGASGVTVGALHLRPGAREWYLQWLGREYPQLVGKYRGLYNGGTYASKDYRQWLAGRVAKLKTRYALSGNAAHLRVRTAAPAAERPAPAAGPTTPETLPALQPTLF